A section of the Chryseobacterium scophthalmum genome encodes:
- a CDS encoding aldehyde dehydrogenase family protein codes for MNTTTEQQSSTTLQWPEFKNQYNNYIDGRFTAPVNGQYFDVVSPVDGKVFTQAAHSSKEDLELAVNAAEKAFQTWKDTSSTERSIILNKIADRIEQNLEYIATVETIDNGKAVRETLAADIPLAVDHFRYFASVIRAEEGSHNELDKDTVSLIVHEPLGVIAQIIPWNFPILMAVWKLAPALAAGNCVVLKPAESTPVSILVLMELIGDLLPAGVVNIVNGFGAELGRALVTNPKVNKAAFTGSTATGRLVMQYATENIIPVTLELGGKSPNVFFSSVMDADDAFLDKAIEGAVLFALNQGEICTCPSRLLVQEDIADAFIAKVIERVKAIKVGNPLDKTVMMGAQASKIQKDKILSYIKLGKEEGAEVLVGGDVNHVGEGLDEGYYIQPTIFKGNNRMRIFQEEIFGPVLAFTTFKDEEEGIKIANDTIYGLGAGVWTRDAHQLYNVPRQIQAGRVWVNQYHSYPAGAPFGGYKQSGIGRENHKMMLDHYRQTKNMLISYNKNKLGFF; via the coding sequence ATGAACACAACAACAGAACAACAATCATCTACCACTTTACAGTGGCCGGAGTTTAAAAATCAATACAATAATTATATTGACGGAAGGTTTACAGCACCGGTTAACGGGCAGTATTTTGATGTGGTTTCGCCGGTTGACGGAAAAGTTTTCACTCAGGCAGCACACTCATCTAAAGAAGATTTAGAATTAGCTGTAAATGCAGCAGAAAAAGCATTCCAGACGTGGAAAGACACTTCTTCTACAGAAAGAAGCATCATCCTTAATAAAATTGCCGATAGAATCGAGCAGAATTTAGAATATATCGCAACCGTTGAAACAATTGATAACGGTAAAGCAGTGCGAGAAACTTTAGCGGCAGATATTCCTTTGGCTGTTGATCATTTCAGATATTTTGCATCGGTCATCAGAGCAGAAGAGGGTTCTCACAACGAATTAGATAAAGATACGGTTTCATTAATTGTTCATGAACCTTTAGGAGTAATTGCACAAATCATTCCTTGGAATTTCCCAATTCTTATGGCGGTTTGGAAATTAGCTCCGGCTTTGGCAGCAGGAAATTGCGTAGTCTTAAAGCCTGCAGAAAGTACACCAGTCTCTATTTTAGTTTTAATGGAATTGATTGGCGATTTGCTTCCGGCGGGAGTTGTAAATATCGTTAATGGTTTCGGAGCTGAATTAGGAAGAGCTTTGGTAACCAATCCAAAAGTGAACAAAGCAGCATTTACAGGTTCTACGGCAACAGGTCGTTTGGTAATGCAGTATGCAACAGAAAATATCATTCCGGTGACTTTAGAATTGGGAGGTAAATCTCCAAACGTATTTTTCAGTTCGGTGATGGATGCAGATGATGCATTTTTAGATAAAGCAATTGAAGGAGCTGTACTTTTCGCTTTAAATCAGGGTGAAATTTGTACTTGTCCGTCAAGATTATTGGTGCAGGAAGATATTGCAGACGCTTTCATTGCAAAAGTTATCGAAAGAGTAAAAGCCATCAAAGTAGGAAATCCTTTAGATAAAACGGTGATGATGGGAGCTCAGGCTTCAAAAATTCAGAAAGACAAGATCCTTTCTTATATCAAATTGGGTAAAGAAGAAGGAGCGGAAGTTTTAGTTGGTGGCGATGTAAATCATGTTGGGGAAGGTTTAGATGAAGGATATTACATTCAGCCGACCATTTTCAAAGGAAACAACAGAATGAGAATCTTCCAGGAAGAAATTTTCGGACCGGTTCTCGCGTTCACAACCTTCAAAGACGAAGAAGAAGGAATCAAAATTGCCAACGATACCATTTATGGCTTGGGAGCAGGCGTTTGGACGAGAGATGCACACCAGTTGTACAATGTGCCGCGTCAAATTCAGGCGGGTAGAGTTTGGGTCAATCAATATCACTCATATCCTGCAGGAGCTCCATTTGGAGGGTACAAACAGTCGGGTATCGGTAGAGAAAACCACAAAATGATGTTAGACCATTACCGTCAAACCAAAAATATGTTGATTTCATACAACAAAAACAAATTAGGATTCTTTTAA
- a CDS encoding AraC family transcriptional regulator, with translation MNDNKFLLNTPELKKESQLLNLVENQTLFNLNNCEFSIYETHKSAYGVKLHFDNIAFTAMLRGKKHMKLENKTNYFDYHPGESVLVAPGETMVIDFPDADETPSQCISLSLNPEFIENSLNHLNYNLPKVDETSTWNIQLDEYFLFNNRSLASATNNIMRIAMDDNSQKDIMADFALKELLIRLMQTQARTMVEKNIAKNKSRIGFVVDYIKKNIHQKLSIDSIAKLAYVSKSNFFKMFKDELGTSPNDFILQERINRAKELLALNNSIKETAFQTGFSDTNYFTRVFKQLVGVTPKNYQNEIMFHI, from the coding sequence ATGAATGATAACAAGTTTTTATTAAATACTCCTGAATTAAAAAAGGAAAGCCAGCTTTTGAACTTGGTTGAAAACCAGACATTATTCAATCTAAACAACTGTGAATTTAGCATTTACGAAACCCACAAGTCTGCTTACGGCGTAAAACTACATTTTGACAACATCGCATTCACAGCAATGCTTCGTGGTAAAAAGCACATGAAGCTGGAAAATAAGACCAATTATTTTGATTATCATCCCGGAGAAAGTGTTTTGGTCGCTCCCGGAGAAACCATGGTCATCGATTTTCCCGATGCAGACGAAACTCCCTCTCAATGTATTTCTTTAAGCTTAAACCCAGAATTTATTGAAAATTCTCTGAATCACCTCAACTATAATCTTCCAAAAGTAGATGAAACCTCAACATGGAATATACAGTTGGATGAGTATTTTCTGTTTAATAATCGGTCTTTAGCTTCTGCCACAAACAACATTATGAGAATTGCGATGGATGATAATTCGCAGAAAGATATTATGGCAGATTTTGCTTTAAAGGAATTATTAATCAGGCTGATGCAAACTCAGGCAAGAACTATGGTAGAAAAAAATATTGCTAAAAACAAATCAAGAATCGGGTTTGTGGTAGATTATATCAAGAAAAATATTCACCAAAAACTTTCTATTGACAGCATTGCGAAATTGGCTTACGTAAGCAAGTCAAATTTCTTTAAAATGTTTAAAGATGAACTAGGAACTTCGCCCAATGATTTTATTCTTCAGGAACGTATTAACAGGGCAAAAGAACTTTTAGCTTTAAATAACAGCATCAAGGAAACTGCCTTTCAAACTGGTTTTTCTGATACCAATTATTTCACAAGGGTTTTTAAACAATTGGTTGGAGTGACACCGAAAAATTATCAAAATGAAATTATGTTTCATATTTAA
- a CDS encoding hydroxymethylglutaryl-CoA synthase family protein, whose amino-acid sequence MSFGIEAATYYVPSLYLEIKDLAEKRGIEPAKLEKGLGLHKMGFPDVHEDAATFAAEALLKLIKDYKINPKEISRIYLGTESAIDAAKPTASYAMQMVEKVLEAEFGERCFKNCDVVDMTFACIGAVDALHNSLDFVRVNPDKKAVVIASDYAKYELASSGEYTQGGGAVVLLVSAKPDLIEIENNWGVATESVFDFFKPRRHFKKEDLKNATESFPDKIEIFTDEPVFDGQYSNQCYQDRIREAYQHYKEISGKTKPSENWKYLIFHLPYAFHGKRVFTEIYSLENGLPYSNADEQKAVAKSENYIEFINNKIEKTQRASSEIGNMYTASIFMALLSGLQTSFNENEELAAEEIGFVGYGSGSKSKVFAGKVSENWKNVVAKWDLFENLKNRLAIDFDTYEKLHRKQLEYSVNPDYNGFGLESVELVNPVLKGARYYGYKG is encoded by the coding sequence ATGAGTTTTGGAATTGAGGCAGCAACTTATTATGTGCCTTCTTTGTATTTGGAAATTAAAGATTTAGCAGAAAAAAGAGGAATTGAACCTGCAAAACTGGAAAAAGGATTAGGCTTACATAAAATGGGTTTCCCCGATGTACATGAAGATGCTGCTACATTCGCTGCAGAAGCTTTATTAAAATTAATAAAAGACTACAAAATCAATCCCAAAGAAATTTCCCGTATTTATTTAGGAACAGAGAGCGCAATCGATGCCGCTAAGCCAACAGCTTCTTATGCAATGCAAATGGTAGAAAAAGTTTTGGAAGCAGAGTTTGGAGAAAGATGTTTCAAAAACTGTGATGTGGTAGATATGACTTTTGCGTGTATTGGTGCGGTTGATGCGCTTCACAATTCTTTAGACTTTGTAAGAGTAAATCCTGATAAAAAAGCGGTGGTTATTGCAAGTGATTATGCTAAATATGAGCTGGCTTCTTCCGGTGAATATACTCAAGGTGGAGGTGCGGTTGTTTTATTGGTTTCTGCAAAACCTGATTTAATTGAGATTGAAAATAATTGGGGAGTGGCTACAGAATCTGTTTTTGATTTTTTTAAACCAAGAAGACATTTCAAAAAAGAAGATTTAAAAAATGCTACTGAATCTTTTCCTGACAAAATAGAAATTTTCACAGATGAACCTGTTTTTGACGGGCAATATTCCAACCAATGTTATCAGGATAGAATCAGGGAAGCTTATCAGCATTATAAAGAAATTTCTGGCAAAACAAAACCTTCTGAAAACTGGAAATATCTTATTTTCCATCTTCCGTATGCATTTCATGGGAAAAGAGTTTTTACAGAGATTTACAGCTTAGAAAATGGACTTCCTTATTCAAATGCTGACGAACAAAAAGCAGTTGCAAAGTCTGAAAATTATATCGAATTTATCAACAATAAAATTGAAAAAACACAACGTGCATCTTCGGAAATAGGAAATATGTACACTGCTTCGATTTTTATGGCTTTACTTTCAGGTTTACAGACTTCTTTTAATGAAAACGAAGAATTGGCTGCTGAAGAAATAGGATTTGTTGGTTACGGTAGCGGTTCAAAATCAAAAGTTTTTGCTGGAAAAGTTTCTGAAAACTGGAAAAATGTGGTTGCAAAATGGGATTTATTTGAAAACCTTAAAAATCGTTTAGCGATTGATTTTGATACTTACGAAAAGCTTCACAGAAAACAATTGGAATATTCTGTAAATCCTGATTACAACGGATTTGGTTTAGAATCTGTAGAATTGGTAAATCCTGTATTGAAAGGAGCAAGGTATTACGGTTATAAAGGATAA
- a CDS encoding M1 family metallopeptidase produces MRKAILSIAILGVLFSANVSAQTETSGREKVYRATHTKVTELKHTKLKVNFDYQKEQMNGEEWLTASPYFYPSNELTLDAKGMLIHEVALDNNGKKSPLKYDYKNDVLKINLDKTYTRNQDYTVYIKYTSRPNEVKQEGSAAINDAKGLYFINAQGKDADKPTQIWTQGETESSSAWFPTIDKPNQKTTQEIFMTVPDKYVTLSNGILKESKKESNDLRTDHWVMDKRHSTYLFFMGVGDYAVVKDKWKNIPVDYYIEKAYEPYAKQIYGNTPEMIDFFSKKLGYDYPWAKYAQISGRDYVSGAMENTTATLHGSDILQKPGQLIDENKWEDTIAHELFHHWFGDLVTAESWSNLTVNESFANYSEYLWNEYKYGKDQADYHQMEDVNHYIHNPSDFKKDLVRFDYSSREDVFDLVTYQKGGGILHMLRNYLGDDAFFAGVTDYLKTNEYKNAEAHQLRLSFEKVSGKDLNWFFNQWYFGSGNPKLNYTYTFEPVKKQVTVTLNQSQDLPFEFPLAIDVYDNGKPKRYNVWANATAKNTFTFDSSKNPDLININADGVLVADVTESKTPEQNFLQFTNSKEFKSKYIALNAIKDQIGKNPAATKLLAAAIKDPFFRIRMKALELMDLSNSEQMKALGSDVEKLASNDPKTLVQGVAIAALAKTKDKKYVPIFEKGVNAVSNSVKVNSLAAIIAVDPSKVNGLADKIELDGASEEMLTQLLPVVVKNKVTSQMANIASIAAFYPFVKFQNPELGKVAEEGYSWIMSSDNLKATESITKILDQAKGQMGDNPQVKMMITQMLKDGLNKKMELLKQNPQKASSINPQIDAINRAIENFK; encoded by the coding sequence ATGAGAAAAGCCATTTTATCTATCGCAATACTGGGAGTTTTATTCTCCGCAAATGTATCTGCACAAACAGAAACTTCGGGAAGAGAAAAGGTCTACAGAGCAACACATACAAAAGTTACAGAGCTTAAACACACTAAACTTAAAGTCAATTTTGATTATCAAAAAGAGCAGATGAATGGTGAAGAATGGTTAACAGCTTCTCCGTACTTTTATCCTTCTAATGAATTGACGCTTGATGCAAAAGGAATGTTGATTCATGAAGTGGCTTTAGATAATAACGGCAAAAAATCTCCTTTAAAATATGATTATAAAAATGATGTTTTAAAGATAAATTTAGATAAAACGTATACAAGAAATCAGGATTATACGGTTTACATCAAATACACTTCCCGTCCGAATGAAGTAAAACAAGAGGGAAGTGCGGCAATCAACGATGCAAAAGGTCTATATTTCATCAATGCTCAAGGAAAAGATGCTGATAAACCAACGCAAATCTGGACTCAGGGTGAAACTGAATCTTCTTCAGCTTGGTTTCCAACAATCGATAAACCGAATCAGAAGACTACTCAGGAAATCTTCATGACGGTTCCTGATAAATACGTTACTCTTTCTAATGGAATTTTAAAAGAATCAAAAAAAGAATCCAACGATTTAAGAACCGATCATTGGGTGATGGATAAAAGACATTCTACCTACCTTTTCTTTATGGGAGTTGGTGATTATGCTGTTGTAAAAGACAAATGGAAAAATATTCCAGTAGATTATTATATCGAAAAAGCATACGAACCGTATGCAAAGCAGATTTACGGAAACACTCCGGAAATGATCGATTTTTTCTCTAAAAAATTAGGCTACGATTATCCTTGGGCAAAATATGCACAAATTTCTGGTAGAGATTACGTTTCCGGAGCGATGGAAAATACAACTGCAACACTTCACGGAAGTGATATTCTTCAAAAACCGGGACAATTAATTGATGAGAACAAATGGGAAGATACCATCGCTCATGAATTATTCCACCATTGGTTTGGAGATTTAGTTACTGCAGAAAGCTGGAGTAACCTTACGGTAAATGAATCTTTTGCGAACTATTCAGAATATCTTTGGAACGAATACAAATACGGAAAAGACCAGGCAGATTATCATCAGATGGAAGATGTGAATCATTACATTCACAATCCTTCAGATTTCAAAAAAGATTTAGTAAGATTTGATTACAGTTCTCGTGAAGATGTTTTCGATTTGGTAACCTATCAAAAAGGAGGCGGAATTCTTCATATGTTGAGAAATTATTTGGGTGATGATGCCTTTTTCGCAGGAGTTACAGATTATCTTAAAACCAATGAATACAAAAATGCTGAAGCACATCAGTTGAGATTATCTTTTGAAAAAGTTTCTGGTAAAGATTTAAATTGGTTCTTTAATCAGTGGTATTTTGGAAGCGGAAACCCAAAATTAAATTATACTTACACTTTCGAGCCTGTAAAAAAACAGGTTACGGTTACTTTGAATCAATCTCAGGATCTACCTTTTGAATTTCCTTTAGCTATTGATGTTTATGATAACGGTAAGCCAAAAAGATATAATGTTTGGGCGAATGCGACTGCAAAAAATACATTTACATTTGATTCGTCTAAAAATCCGGATTTAATTAACATCAATGCAGACGGAGTCTTGGTAGCTGATGTTACTGAATCTAAAACTCCGGAACAGAATTTCCTGCAGTTTACCAATTCTAAAGAGTTTAAAAGCAAATACATTGCTTTGAACGCCATAAAAGATCAGATTGGTAAAAACCCTGCCGCTACAAAATTATTGGCTGCAGCGATAAAAGATCCTTTCTTCAGAATCAGAATGAAGGCTTTGGAGTTGATGGATTTAAGTAATTCTGAGCAGATGAAAGCTTTGGGAAGCGATGTCGAAAAACTGGCTTCAAATGATCCTAAAACTTTGGTTCAAGGTGTTGCAATTGCGGCTTTGGCGAAAACGAAAGACAAGAAATATGTTCCGATTTTTGAAAAAGGAGTAAATGCGGTTTCCAATTCTGTAAAAGTCAACTCTTTGGCTGCAATTATTGCAGTTGACCCTTCAAAAGTAAATGGTTTAGCTGATAAAATTGAACTGGATGGTGCTTCTGAAGAAATGCTTACTCAGCTATTGCCTGTCGTGGTTAAAAATAAAGTGACTTCTCAGATGGCAAATATTGCTTCGATTGCAGCATTTTATCCTTTTGTGAAATTCCAGAATCCTGAATTGGGAAAAGTGGCTGAAGAAGGCTATAGCTGGATCATGTCTTCGGATAATTTAAAAGCTACAGAGAGTATTACAAAAATTTTAGACCAGGCTAAAGGACAAATGGGAGATAATCCGCAGGTAAAAATGATGATTACTCAAATGCTGAAAGACGGTCTGAATAAGAAAATGGAACTTCTTAAGCAGAATCCACAAAAAGCATCAAGCATCAATCCGCAAATTGACGCAATCAATAGAGCGATTGAAAATTTTAAATAG
- a CDS encoding thymidylate synthase has product MQNYLDLLQHILDNGTDKTDRTGTGTRSVFGYQLRYDLSKGFPLVTTKKVHLKSIIYELLWFIKGDTNIKYLTDNGVSIWNEWADENGDLGPVYGAQWRSWSGADGKVVDQFSEVIEQIKKNPDSRRLIVSAWNAAEIPNMALAPCHALFQFYVADGKLSLQLYQRSADVFLGVPFNIASYALLLMMVAQVTGLEVGDYVHTFGDVHIYNNHFEQVNKQLSRETRPLPTMKLNPEIKDIFDFNFEDFTLENYDPHPGIKAPVAI; this is encoded by the coding sequence ATGCAAAACTACCTCGATTTACTTCAGCATATTTTAGATAACGGAACCGATAAAACCGACAGAACAGGAACAGGAACACGCAGTGTTTTTGGATACCAGTTGCGTTACGATCTATCAAAAGGATTTCCTTTGGTTACGACTAAAAAGGTTCATTTAAAATCTATTATCTATGAATTGCTTTGGTTTATAAAAGGCGATACCAATATCAAATATCTTACCGACAACGGAGTTTCTATTTGGAACGAATGGGCAGATGAAAACGGAGATTTAGGTCCTGTTTATGGCGCACAATGGAGAAGTTGGAGCGGCGCCGACGGAAAAGTTGTTGACCAATTTTCTGAAGTCATTGAGCAAATCAAAAAAAATCCTGATTCCAGAAGATTAATTGTCTCTGCATGGAACGCTGCCGAAATTCCGAATATGGCTTTGGCGCCTTGTCATGCTTTATTTCAGTTTTATGTAGCAGATGGAAAATTGTCGCTTCAATTGTATCAAAGAAGTGCAGATGTTTTCTTGGGTGTTCCTTTCAATATTGCAAGTTATGCGCTTTTATTGATGATGGTTGCTCAAGTTACAGGTCTTGAAGTTGGTGATTATGTGCATACTTTTGGGGATGTACATATTTACAATAATCATTTTGAGCAGGTTAACAAACAACTTTCCAGAGAGACAAGACCTTTGCCAACAATGAAACTCAATCCTGAAATTAAAGATATTTTTGATTTTAATTTTGAAGATTTTACTTTAGAAAATTACGATCCACACCCGGGAATTAAAGCTCCTGTGGCGATATAA
- a CDS encoding SDR family NAD(P)-dependent oxidoreductase, with product MKILNNKVALVTGAGSGIGLAIAKLYAKEGAKVIVSDINEEHGKSAVEQIKSEGGEASFVKADTSNPEQVEALVKTTVDTYGRLDIACNNAGIGGEANQTGDYSLDGWKKVIDINLDGVFYGCKYELTQMEKNGGGVIVNIASIHGTVAAPLSSAYTSTKHAVVGLTKNIGAEYGQKNIRCNAVGPGYIDTPLLNQLDEEHKKALIAKHPMGRLGKSEEVAELVLFLSSDKSSFMTGGYYLVDGGYTAV from the coding sequence ATGAAAATTTTAAATAATAAAGTAGCATTAGTTACTGGTGCAGGTTCAGGAATTGGACTTGCTATCGCAAAATTATACGCTAAAGAAGGAGCAAAAGTTATCGTTTCAGACATCAATGAAGAGCATGGGAAATCTGCAGTTGAACAGATAAAGTCAGAAGGCGGTGAAGCAAGTTTTGTAAAAGCCGATACTTCAAATCCGGAACAGGTTGAAGCTTTGGTAAAAACAACCGTTGATACTTACGGAAGATTAGATATTGCTTGTAACAATGCCGGAATTGGTGGTGAAGCAAACCAAACAGGAGATTACAGTCTTGATGGATGGAAAAAAGTAATTGATATTAATCTCGATGGTGTTTTCTACGGTTGTAAATATGAATTGACGCAAATGGAGAAAAATGGAGGTGGTGTTATCGTAAACATCGCATCAATTCACGGAACAGTTGCAGCTCCATTATCATCAGCTTATACTTCTACTAAGCACGCTGTTGTGGGCTTGACAAAAAATATCGGAGCAGAATATGGCCAGAAAAACATTCGTTGTAATGCTGTTGGACCAGGTTATATCGATACTCCTCTCCTGAATCAGCTAGATGAAGAACATAAAAAAGCATTGATTGCAAAACATCCGATGGGAAGATTAGGAAAGTCTGAAGAAGTTGCAGAACTGGTTCTTTTCTTAAGTTCTGATAAATCATCTTTTATGACGGGAGGCTATTATTTGGTTGATGGAGGTTACACAGCAGTTTAA
- a CDS encoding alpha-amylase family glycosyl hydrolase, with the protein MKQHLFPLFFKMKTNMDLPQEWKHTTNIYEVNVRQYTKEGTFRAFEKEMPRLKNMGVKTLWFMPITPIAQKNKKGSLGSPYAASDYTSINPEFGTMDDFKHLVNEAHRLGFKVIIDWVANHTGWDHVWTETNPEFYLKENGDFKMASGMDDIIELDYQNQDMRKAMIGAMKFWIEETDIDGFRCDLASWVTVDFWKEARPEVEKIKPLFWIGEFDELESPEYGKVFDASYSWKWMHKSAEFYKDNQPIHELVDLLRKYSQIGDSSMRAWFTSNHDENSWNGTEYEKYGDITKPMAIFSATWNGIPLLYSGQELPNLKRLEFFEKDQIEWTNHCQMADFYKTLLNLKSSNPALRGGDSNVVTYLLNTSANDKIFAYIRKNKWNEVLVVLNFSKENVEFTIEDENVAGIFKNVFDGAKRDFSTGKDFNFLIGDYAVFEK; encoded by the coding sequence ATGAAACAGCATCTGTTTCCTTTATTTTTTAAAATGAAAACGAATATGGATTTACCTCAGGAATGGAAACACACCACCAATATATATGAAGTTAACGTAAGACAATACACCAAAGAAGGCACTTTCAGAGCGTTTGAAAAAGAAATGCCGCGCCTGAAAAATATGGGCGTTAAAACCTTATGGTTTATGCCGATTACTCCTATTGCTCAAAAAAATAAGAAGGGAAGTCTAGGAAGTCCTTATGCAGCGTCAGATTATACTTCGATCAATCCAGAGTTTGGAACGATGGATGATTTCAAACATTTGGTGAATGAAGCGCACCGCTTAGGTTTTAAAGTAATTATCGACTGGGTTGCCAATCATACAGGTTGGGATCATGTTTGGACGGAAACGAATCCTGAATTTTACCTCAAAGAAAATGGCGACTTCAAAATGGCTTCCGGAATGGATGATATTATCGAGCTTGATTATCAAAATCAGGATATGCGAAAAGCCATGATCGGTGCAATGAAATTCTGGATTGAAGAAACCGATATCGATGGCTTCAGATGCGATTTGGCTTCTTGGGTAACTGTGGATTTTTGGAAAGAAGCAAGACCGGAAGTAGAAAAAATAAAACCTCTTTTCTGGATTGGTGAGTTTGATGAATTGGAAAGTCCGGAATACGGAAAAGTTTTTGATGCAAGCTATTCTTGGAAATGGATGCACAAATCTGCTGAATTCTATAAAGACAATCAACCAATTCATGAACTTGTAGATTTGCTTAGGAAATATTCTCAAATCGGAGATTCTTCAATGAGAGCTTGGTTTACAAGCAATCATGATGAAAATTCATGGAACGGAACAGAATACGAAAAGTATGGAGATATTACCAAACCAATGGCAATATTTTCAGCAACCTGGAACGGAATTCCTTTATTGTATTCAGGTCAGGAACTTCCAAATTTGAAGAGATTAGAATTTTTTGAAAAAGATCAAATAGAGTGGACGAATCATTGCCAAATGGCTGATTTTTATAAAACTTTATTGAATCTGAAATCTTCAAACCCAGCTTTAAGAGGTGGTGATTCAAATGTTGTGACTTATCTTTTAAATACTTCTGCAAATGATAAAATTTTTGCTTACATCAGAAAAAATAAATGGAATGAAGTTTTAGTGGTGCTCAATTTTTCAAAAGAGAACGTAGAATTTACCATTGAGGATGAAAATGTAGCTGGAATTTTTAAAAATGTTTTTGATGGAGCAAAAAGAGATTTTAGCACTGGAAAAGATTTTAATTTCTTAATTGGTGATTACGCTGTTTTTGAAAAATAA
- a CDS encoding IS1096 element passenger TnpR family protein — MVYKIRVILDTKEDIFRDVEIKGKQTLWNLHLGIKSAFNLSGDELSTFNLLEEDGTVVKSVPLEDMSDDGDGEIMSDVYIDEAFESAGDKAQFQYGLLDLWEFFCELVEVVEETKGVNYPLTAYRFGNAPLKAPSKNKSAAGSKNKKSAMPLMDDDFNFDDDFGGGSNNFADEDDDSFDDDEEDDYNDDVFDDEDDDNER; from the coding sequence ATGGTTTACAAAATCCGTGTAATATTAGATACGAAAGAAGACATTTTCCGCGATGTAGAAATCAAAGGAAAACAAACACTCTGGAACTTACATTTGGGAATTAAAAGTGCATTCAATCTTAGTGGAGATGAGCTGTCTACTTTTAATCTTCTCGAAGAAGATGGTACTGTTGTAAAAAGCGTTCCACTTGAAGATATGAGTGATGATGGTGATGGCGAAATTATGTCAGATGTGTACATCGATGAAGCATTTGAGTCAGCAGGAGACAAAGCACAGTTCCAGTATGGGTTGCTTGATCTTTGGGAATTTTTCTGCGAACTTGTAGAAGTGGTAGAAGAAACAAAAGGTGTGAATTATCCACTTACTGCATACAGATTCGGAAATGCTCCTTTAAAAGCTCCAAGCAAAAATAAAAGCGCTGCAGGATCAAAAAATAAAAAATCGGCAATGCCTTTAATGGATGACGATTTTAATTTTGATGATGATTTCGGAGGTGGAAGCAATAACTTTGCAGATGAAGATGACGATAGTTTCGATGATGATGAAGAAGATGACTATAATGATGATGTTTTCGATGATGAAGACGATGACAACGAAAGATAG
- a CDS encoding sensor histidine kinase — protein MKFYRLTLVSSCLLTLVMFVLVIIFDSLKDIYYHTSQFKIGLFVCIVLMFIINYVVLELLFNYYAKKQVRKISKILPEEIVYSDQNNITLKELGERFSDFNQQQLTEMDMMKEMESYRKEYIGNVSHELKTPLFSIQGYVETLVDGGVDNLTIRDKYLERIGISVERLIAIVNDLDMINRLEAGEINLTVSKFDVNILIKEIFDLLDLEAEKNNTVLQLQTLHSQIFVEADKQKISQVFINLISNAIHYANRQEARVVVKTSVLKNKVLIEVIDNGMGIKAELLPRIFERFYRVETSRSRRQGGSGLGLAIVKHILEAHNENITVESVYLEGTKFSFMLEKSK, from the coding sequence TTGAAATTTTACAGACTTACCCTAGTTTCATCATGTCTGCTTACATTGGTGATGTTCGTTTTAGTGATTATTTTCGATTCACTGAAAGATATTTATTACCATACTTCTCAGTTTAAGATTGGTCTTTTTGTGTGCATCGTTTTGATGTTTATTATTAATTATGTGGTCTTAGAACTACTTTTTAATTATTACGCAAAAAAACAGGTCAGAAAAATTTCGAAAATTCTTCCGGAAGAAATTGTTTACAGTGATCAGAATAATATTACGCTGAAAGAGCTGGGCGAAAGATTTTCAGATTTCAATCAACAACAGCTCACTGAGATGGATATGATGAAAGAAATGGAAAGTTACCGTAAAGAATACATCGGAAATGTTTCGCATGAGCTGAAAACTCCACTTTTTTCGATTCAAGGTTATGTAGAAACTTTGGTTGACGGTGGAGTTGATAACTTAACGATTCGTGATAAATATTTAGAAAGAATTGGGATTTCTGTAGAAAGATTAATCGCTATCGTCAACGATCTCGATATGATCAACAGATTGGAAGCCGGAGAAATCAATCTTACTGTTTCAAAATTTGATGTTAATATTTTGATTAAAGAAATTTTTGACCTTTTAGATCTTGAAGCCGAAAAAAACAATACCGTTTTACAGCTTCAGACTTTGCATAGCCAGATTTTTGTGGAGGCAGATAAACAAAAAATTTCTCAGGTTTTTATTAATTTAATTTCAAATGCTATTCATTACGCCAACAGACAGGAAGCTAGAGTAGTGGTGAAAACAAGTGTTCTTAAAAACAAAGTACTCATCGAAGTGATTGATAATGGGATGGGAATAAAAGCCGAACTTTTACCAAGAATTTTTGAAAGATTTTATAGAGTAGAGACCAGTCGAAGCCGAAGACAGGGCGGTTCCGGATTAGGACTTGCCATTGTAAAGCACATTCTGGAGGCTCATAACGAAAATATTACGGTAGAAAGCGTTTACCTTGAAGGCACAAAATTCAGTTTTATGCTCGAGAAAAGTAAATGA